A region of the Argopecten irradians isolate NY chromosome 16, Ai_NY, whole genome shotgun sequence genome:
tgcatgaaatgatccttacatggtcccgacaaagtgttgttatttttcgggtcgatcggaaatccaagatggccgccacagccgccatcttgaaaacacatttttaacttctcctttcaagttctaccggtgcgatttggctgaaacttgcatgaaatgttcatgacatggtcccgacaaagtgttgttatttttcggatcgatccgaaatccaagatggccgccacagccgccatcttgaaaacacattttgaacttctcaaattctaccagtgcgatttggctgaaacttgcatgaaatgattctgatatggtcccgacgaagtgttgttattttcgggtgggtcggaaatccaagatggccgccacagccgccatcttgaaaacacatttagaacttcttcttaagttctaccggtgcgatttggctgaaacttgcatgaaatgatcctgacatggtcacgacaatgtgttgttatttttcgggtcgatccgaaatctaagatggccgccacagccgccatcttgaaaacacattttgaacttcttctcaagttctaccggtgcgattttgctgaaacttgcatgaaatgatcctgacatggtcccgacaaagtgttgttacatctctagttgatcccaaatcgaagaagGCTTAATGACACTATATCTGATTActttcctacatgttaaggctcttgtttgaataaaaattgttgaaggaaatggaaaatgatcctgacatcgtcctgacaaattgaccccatatgaaataaatttaactattgccaaggtagtcagatgaccgttaaggccctttgggcctcttgttatatttagGTCTcggatttcaatgaaaattagtatatagaggtcttaaagatgctccaccgctgacaaatggtattttttcactatcaaagtcAGGAGCAGACgatgtagtatttttcttctgttacaaaagtcacttactttacatcattaccaacattgaaaagtttgagcttctaattttactttaagttaaaaatatgaaaaataattaattgcatcccgaaaaaattctgtgacactatatcctatatggaatgaagtactgattgtgcgaaataaattattttatattattttttgtgttaattagccatagatatacacgattaaacacctattattgttcaaatgatgactatcatttatgctctgtcggcgctGGGGCATCTTTAAGGGATGCggatcaatatgataaaaaattgaCAGATTGTTGCTTGGCCAACTTCcagttttcaaattttcgtctgcaattcattgaatataaaagaatataagaataaaagaatataatatttttgatcATGATTTCTCCCAAGATATACTGTGCAActgcatttttttatttgtttcagaTTGGGATGAGGAGGGGGAAGGAGAGGGTCGTTTGGAGGACTAGGTAATGGTGTAatacaatgagtacttgttttagatttaaaattctactcctccttaacccttgagtggatttcatccatagtTTGTGTAAAACATGGGAAAGGgctatcatattttataaaacgagTTAGGTCCGACTATTGGGGACAGAGGGGGACTCAGAAGGtgaggataatcatattttataaaggaccgaggttaGGTCCATGGGGATAGAACGGGAAGGGGGTCCAAAATAGGAGTTTTGCTGAACCCTTGAGTGAGAATCATCCATATATGGTGTAAAATATTAGTAGGGTAGGacaattatgttttatataaagatttcgGTATTCCAAGATGACCGATTggccacttcctgttttcatgTTTTGGTCTGCGATCCCAATGAAAATCGGACTATAGGGGTTTTAAAGGATGGCGAACaatatgcaaacattttcgtaaagattttggaattcaaagatggctgcttggcaaacttcctgttttttatatttcggtcctgatttcaatgaaaattggtataaaGGGGTCTTAAGGGATGctgatcaatatgataaaaaaatggaaaattgtCGCTGGGCCATatcctgttttcaaattttcgtaTGCAATTCATTGAATATAAAGGGACCTCAAAATTTCTCCCAAGATGTTCCTACACAGTGTAActgcattcttgatttgttgcaggtggggatggggagggAAGGGAGAGAGTCGTTTGgaggactatgtaatggtgtccattacaatgattacttgttttagcattaaaatcctactcctccttaatccttgagtggatttcatccatattttgtgtaaaacattatagAGGAAGACctatcatatttcatataaacgacttggGGACAGAGTGGCGGGGCTcaggacagaggggcggggctcatgACAGAAGGGCGGGGCTCAAAAGGGGGAACTTTTGGtgaaaacaataatattttatgaagGACCGAGGTAGGATCCATGGGGATAGAATGGGGGGGGGTCCAAAAttggagctttgctgaaattttgctttaaaatctgacATCCTCCATAATCATTGAATGGTTTACAACCATATattgatgaagggctaccaagtctgttcaacaaatgacctttacctatttcagaaacttacatattcaactaaggagttccttgtattgcttatattaattgttaaccactactttatactgtgactgttgtttttGCCATtcgtcagatgaccattaaggcctatgggcctcttgttttaattgaattatttgaaCATGATGATAAAAGTATTCAATTGCTTGTTTTGAAAGATGATGATGAATTACTTGCATTGAATTGCTTGTACAGAATGGAATCGACATTCGCACCTAAAATAAATGTGGACCGAAACTGCCTTGTAGAGACACTAAACTGTAGCAAAACGGTATAAAGATAGatacataattaattatgttaatAACTTACCAAACACTGTATAAGATATAACAACGTTGGTGgtctttttatattatataattatagtcaTGTCTATTTATCTTTAGGTTACATCGGCGGATCTCACTACAATCACAATGGAGCTGCGGTAGATTTTGTTTGTCTTCCTAAAGATCCCTCTTGGGGTCCAAAAGCAGATGTAACCGTTCATGCTGGCAGTTTCATGTATGGTGCTGAGTATCAAGATCCCATTATTTACAATGTCCCTGACTTAAACAGGAAAGTTCCATGTGCCGTATGCCGTAAATCGAGTCATTCTACCACAATCATGATCCCTGCGCGCACCAAGTGCTACCCAGGGTGGAAGGAAGCATACCACGGATACCTGTCGTCTGGTCAGTATACCCACCCTGCTGCTACACAATATGTGTGTGTTGACGAGAATCCACAAACTGTTGTTGGGGGAGCGGATACCAATGATGATGGAATTCTCTTCTACCCTGTGAGTACACGATGTGGTTCACTGAAATGTCCACCCTACGAAGATGATGAAATATTGTCATGCGTCGTATGTATGAAATAGACAAGCCAAATCAACGTTTTCTACACATAGCCTTTTGAAAGTATTTTATTGATGATTTGACGGTAAAATCAGGGCACGAAAAAAAGCTGTCTGAATAAATTTTCGTTTATGAAGTCGTTTCGAACATTGACGTAAACGGTGCTTCATACATAGGCATGTCGTTTATTTACGACCACCAATCCACCATTGTGTTTTGACAAGACAAACGGTCGTTGTCACTTCCTGTGCAAATGTCTCGTTTTTCTAATGTAGAGTACAATACAAATGGGAAAGATGCCACAATTATCCCAAATTCATGaatgtgtaattatatatatatatataacataacctTATAATATCTTTACTTGTTTTTTATTTCCTGATTTTATCAGTATTTTTTCTGAGACAATACCTTTTAccattttatatttctttaaaggtcataaatctatttttttatagttgaaatcttataaaatcaataatatgTACTTATTTAGATAATACTCTCTCCACCTCTGTTTCTGTAAAATCATTAAGGGTATATGAAGTGATtaaggattatatttaattttgcaataaaaatataataattttgatattagcAAGAATTTATATTTGCGAAGGATcatcactgtctctttacaccaCGAAACACCACGcaagacgcctatgaaccgggaataagaaccattttctcaacaaatacttgtcttatggAGTCAAAGGAATCAccaatgtaaattttaattttacaacgTTCAGTACTTGCTTTTAGAATAGAAggtttagaagaaatgtcttaaattttcgttaaaaaaatacgacagctcatgacatgacagcacgcttcagaatgtaagacggtaaccctcacACCCGCAAGGGCATTGTACCGAAGGATGCGTTTTTGACAGAACAAGTCGATAATAGCCCAATTTTATTCTTTGTAATTGTATTTTAGAACGATAAACTAAGCGaccatgtcaaaaatatttttcatatgagAAAGATATACCTTTCATATGGATAACTACTACAgtgattattattttcattattgcatatatattttttaccaattatatctttgtgttgattttaatatttaacaatttatattgGCCTATAATCTCCAGTTTGGAAAAATATAAGCCAATGGTTCATTTCTAATTTACTAGCATTCATCCATTGATAAGTATGGTtatacatgaatgtaaagtatagtcaatgtactgtatacataacaattaacattatcGATAGATACTAAAAGGTGTTAAGCAAATGCAAGTAAATAActtaatacaaattaaataatgaGAATACAACAAATATCTGACACAACTTAGTTGCCCAGTAATTATTAGCTACAACTAAATCAATCATGTATATCCATTCtgttaaaacatgttttaagCTCTCTTGTGCAAAATGTACTGAAgtgtttgattttgattaatgacagtcaagtttgtttgtttgtttgattaattaacgtcctattaacagctatggtcatgtaaggacggcctcccatgcatgcggtgtgttgcgtgtatgttgtgcgaggtgcatgttttgggagactgcggtatatttatgttgtgtcttcttgtatagtggaactgtaaataagtttatcaatatattgacagCATATAAACTCAGATGCCTCTTGacgtttcttttaaattttagtAAATTGTTGAATACATTTATTCAGGAAATACAGTATACTGTACAAACTTTAAGAAACATGTggacattgatattttttttgtggTATGGTATGTATAGCTCATAAATCACTGAAATGTTATAAGGATATCTTCATACCTGGTACTATTTGTCTATTGTCTaaatctatctatatatctgtTCATTCACTaactttgattattttgatttcattttgtttgtttgatttattaacgtcctattaacagctatggtcatgtaaggacggcctcccatgtatgcggtgtgatgcgtgtatgtagtgcgaggtgagtgttttgggagactgtggtatattcatgttgtgtcttcttgtatagtggaactattgccctttttatagtgctatatcactgaagcatgccgccgaagacaccaagcaacacaccccacccggtcacattatactgacaacgggcgaaccagtcgtcccactcccgttatgctgagcgctaagcaggagcagaaactaccacttttatagactttggtgtgtctcggccaggggacagaacccagagccttcctcacaggggcgagcgctcaactaaaggccaaaagtgaggtggtgtcaaggaagacgttaggaagaattaagtaatttaggaagaaagaaaagataagatcctaaatttagtcgccttttacgatcatgcaataggggcagcaggtacaattctaacgccctacctgcagtcaaccacaggtaaatcgcgggTGCTCTGGCTATATTAGCTTTTCCAAACACAATCGtaattgttacaaataccgtaaaaacttgtgtaacttacacaccagtgtTCTTTGAACATGCGTTTTTTTCTTAGGGCTGaaaataatgagaaaaaaatctactatcggtatattttgcgcattcaAAAACTTTGGGAAAAAGGATGTCcggggaaccacaaattcaatgttataaaggtggtaatttcattgcaaaacattcacaacaaggacatagtcattcagatcccccgccaatgaagagctaaatcaattaatgcattaattttatatgctattaagagtatagggaaagtatttcaaaacccaactgcaattgaataatatatacaaaacatatttatgtttttcttaacaaagtgaaaccaactttgaaaacatttgcttctttgaaaaataccagaactgatctaaacattaacaaagttcagcagctaacagtgcgatttttgatttgttttaaacagcgaCGAGTTAGATAGGAATTAAGTGAATGTTCATTGTAATTGAGTTTGATATATCTGAGTTTTActgcatgcatattaaataaaaagtaaagcataatacaaaattagaagtcatacataaaatgtgtctatgaagtttcatggaaatatctctaatgactaatgtgcctatgaagttgcgtgcatatatctcaaccggttttccagttattcTGCGGAAACgtacctggtacaaaaatatgatattttcagcaatatttccatggttacggaaaaagtgaaaaacatgaaaacctaaaaatagcaaaaggcactactagaccatatgaacaatgtgtctatgaagtttcatggaaatatctctgctggatttagagttgtgctccggaaacgatttttacacaaaaatctgccattttcagcaatgtttccatggttacagaaaaaagtacaaaaagtgaaaaccttaaaatagcaaaaggcactactagaccataagaccaatgtgtctatgaagtttcgtggaaatatctcttctggttttagaggtATGCTCCggaacgaacctggtacaaaaatatgatattttcagcaatgtttccatggttatggaaaaaatgcaaaaaatgaaaacctaaaaatagcaaaaggcactactagaccataagaccaatgtgtgtatgaagtttcgtggaaatatctctactggttttagagttatgctccggaaaccattcgtacggacggaaagacggacggacggacggaacccatttgtatgtaataaatgcttgacaacttgcacaaagaagtgttgtatttagaagaaataagataatataattgcactgtgtttgttttcttttatttgccACTGTAACTGAAATGtatcttgcagaacatgtcCAAAATATTGCAAGTCCGCTGTACtccgtacacatgtcaatgtctggagatattacacatgaatagatatcagaactatttgaaattattataatctagttactttaaattgccacaataagttagaaaagtgtgtttgagatcattaacataCTTCGAAGAGCAATCGGATAGCAGATACATTGTACGTTAGCTTACAATAATCACATGGTAAGTAAAACTCACTACCTGTACGGctccagatccaagctgatggctaattatatataaaagtacGGTTAAAAATGCCACTAACCTTGAAGCTTgtcggttttactgtaataattttacaaaccacttattgaaaatcctaaatataggacagtttaggacccatcttataaatcccacgtgtgttttgactttttgcgtacggcctgcagccgggacATAGTATGGCGGATCCCTACGTGATGAGCATCgctagatctataaggagtttcatatgcaattttactagaaatatgaagatttgttaaaatatctgaaataaagaaatactctTCAAATGAATGttgatgcaatttgaagaatatttgttttgtttttaagtagataccgacgcattgttgatgatatatagatcggttaagctaactagTCATTCAGTTTTGTTAAGCTGGATGAGCCAATTTACCTGTGattttggcgacagtactcgagaCTATAAATAACACGGTTACAGTACACTCATTTGCCCCGAAACGATATATATAACGTgacggcacgtaaaactcttcactaCACTCATTTCTTGGTGCCCAGAAACGATAGCGTgacggcacgtaaaactcttcaattcggttacactcattcaatactttttttttgttttgtttgtttgtttgattaattaacgtcctattaacagctatggtcatgtaaggacggcctcccatgtatgtggtgtgttgcgtgtatgttgtgcgaggtgcatattttgggagactgcggtatattcatgttgtgtcttcttgtatataatacatcgatacaagtcagtggtagagcggtaggggttcATATAGCACGGCTGTAAAAGTCAGTAGATCTAAGTGTagtcaaataattaatataacatataacTTTGGGGGATAATATAACATGATGACCCTTGCTGTTGATAGGACGCAAAACTAAATAAACCAAATCAATTAAAGTATGTGTAGAAAATGTGAAGCATGTGAGAACCGGCAGTCACCGACAGTTCTTGACCTCTGTGCAATACACAACGTtacaatacacagtgtaaaagttatctcccgtagtAAGGAGGTTGCCGataggattaccaaggtatagtgttccggtTAAGAACCTGAGTGATTTTATATTGGAAGGTGTATACACACCTCCATAAAAACCTACAACAAAGACAAACACACCATATAACACCACGTAGACAAATATGAAACGGACTATTcacaaaacgaaagtacaaACCGTTCACACTTGTATACACTTACCAGGCGTCCCATAGATAGTATACAGTCACtcaaacacctacatgtacatacacacatatGAACACCTGTGCATAACAGGTATGACCTCATGCGCGACGACTCACGAATACCTACTCACAGAGTACACACATGCATACATCACGTACAAGTATGTTTCACCTGTCTACATCAATACAATACTGTGTgatacaaaacaaatgtaaatggGTTCTATTCATTGTTTTATACATTCCTATCatatattgttaattaaaatatgcGGTTCTTTTTCTTCATCAATGACTTTCTTCTTTTAATTGTCCCTCTTgtcaccgcctcacttttggccttagGTTGAACTATACAAGagaacaaaacatgaatatgcagcagtctccaaaaacacgcaacATGTTCTTCAAATACGGAACAATGGAAGAAAGCAAATATCACACCACTATTCAAGAAAggaaacaaaagaaaatcaGAAAATTACAGACCTGTGAGCCTAACAAGTGTGATGGTGAAGTGTCTCGAGTCTATTATTAGGGATTATATTATGAAACATCTGGAGGAAAATAATCTTCTGTGTGACGAGCAATTTGGTTTTAGGAAAGGAAAGTCTACAACTTTACAACTCTTAGAAGTAATAGAGGACATTACTAGTAAACTAGATGAAGGCAACAACATTGACATTATTTATCTTGATTTCAAAAAAACGTTTGATACGGTGCCGCATGAGAGATTAATAAGGCAAATGAATTCATTAGGAATACAAGGGAAACTATGTCGATGGATTAGATCATTTCTGGACTCGAGAAAGCAAATGGTAGTGGTGAACGGAGTAAAATCAGATTGGGAAGACGTGGAAAGTGGCGTCCCTCAGGGAAGTGTATTAGGTCCCATTCTCTTTTTAATGTACATTAATGACTTACCAAATTCGATTAGAAGTAACATCAAACTCTTCGCGGATGATACAAAAATTTACGGAATTAGTAACACTATAGAAGAAAAAGGTATGATTCAAGAGGATATAAATAAGCTTGGAACATGGTCAGAAAAATGGCAGCTACATTTTAATGTTTCTAAGTGTAAAACTCTGCACTTCGGGTCTCGGAATCAAGCACATGAATATTCAATGCGAAACGAGGATGGAAATATGATAACCATAAAAAAATGACACCACAGATGAAGATTTAGGCATAACATTTGACACGGAGTTGAAATTCAGCATTCACGTTGCCAATTGCGCAAAAAAGGCAAATAGACTGATTGGATTGATACGACGCACATTCACAATTATGGATAAGGAAATGTTTATACCAATTTACAAGTCGCTAATTAGGCCATTACTTGAATATGGAGTAACAGCATGGTGCCCAATATTAAGGAAGGATATCCTGGAACTGGAAAATGTACAAAGAAGGGCAACAAAACAAGTCAAAGGTCTCCATGACAAAACATATACGGAAAGACTAAAAATACTTGGAATTCCAAGTCTACAAAATAGAAGAAAAAGATATGACATGATTCAGGTATTCAGGATACTAAATAAAATTGACGTAACTAGTGTAACATCAGAAGGTTTATTCATTCGAATTGAGAACAACAGAACAAGGGGTCATAGTCAAAAGTTGAGAAAAACCGTGACTAGGCTGAGATGTAGAACCAACTCATTTGCGATTCGAGTTGTGAAAGTGTGGAATTGTCTCCCGAAAAATGTGGTCAGTGCAGAAACAATAAATGCGTTTAAATCCAAACTAAACAAGGAATGGAGAAATCACCCGCTGAAATTTAGTCCGGATTGCTACTGATGATACCATGTGAGGTCATGATCACATATCTGCCACCAAAGGATAGGGTTTGGATGTAATGGACATCGTATAGTGCATCCATAACCATATGGGAAATATAAGGgttgtatatataaaaacattacaCAGAAGGAAACAGTTTGTAAAGTATGGACagttatttttaactttaaattgaGTATGTGGGCATCTATGAGTGTGACTCGACGATGTATGCGCAACAAGTGAAAATCAAGTGACTCAAGTCTAAATTGAGGAGGTCAAGAGGTATTGTTGCCTATATAGACCGAAGATCAGGTAAATCAGGAACACAACTCATACATGGAAGAACATACTttaatgaccctagctgttaatttaaataagcaaacaaacaaatcatcaaCTTATGAATctgtatttataattataataaggGATAAAGTATCAATATGAAAGTTTGGTAAAACCTTTGGTGGCAGCCCAGACTAATATATAGGCGTGTTCATATAGACGTTTTGCCATGTCTTTCCTGAAAATACGGATTGTGCCAGGTTGTTGTGTACAGACATTCTCGAACCGTCTAAACAACGACATGATACAACTGTATCTACGCATGTCATGAAGCGTCACAATCAGTAGGTAGTACGCGTACACTATGGAGTCAACAAACACCCAGCCTTCGTAATGGGTACCATTCACAGTTTTTGGTCGCCCCATCTCGTCCTGTAGATCCGGCGGGATCAGACGCTTGTCACAGGGACTGAACACTATTTCAGACACACGAAACCCTTTCTTGTTCTGAGTGAGGTAGATGCACTCGACTCCCTCGATTTCTACCTTATCTCTTGTACAAGCCTGTTCCTGTGTACAAAGCTCTAATTCTCCACTAAACTCCATAGACTTGACGACCAGCCACAGGAGAGGTACGCAATAACCGAGACGTCTTATGTAATAAAAGTATGTCGCTAGCTTGATTCGGGCAACATGTCCATTTCCACGAAGTTTCACGATTTGCTCTTTTTGCCAAATGTAGAGAGGTTTGTTTTGAAGGCCCATTTCTAAAGACACCGATATAGACGAAAACGTTAAAGAATCTAAAATCGAATCATTGTATTTTTCATTGATAACATGCCAGTCCACAAAACCAAAGCGACATAGTTTGTAGGTATCTGCATTTATGTTTGATGTTGTGCCGGATCGAACCATTTCATTCAGTCTGTCTGCGAAAAGGTGGTACCGTAAACATTCGAATTCCTCAGAGTTGCCATGGGAACAACATCGACTACTTAAGTGAATATTCAACGGAAGGCACTGACAGACAACCCCGGCTCCTTCTGCGATGATATCGTCAATAATCTGAAGCGTATCATGGTAGACGTTTTCGTCGTCTAACTTTCCTTCCAGCAAATTAGAGTGGGTTAGAAAATAGTTCGGACAGTTTTTATTTACAACAAAACTTCGTAATTTAATTAAGGAATGCATGAAACACTCTACTAAGTTCGCGGGTCGCCAGAAATGCTTTTCTTTTTCCTCTGACATCCAGAACATCACTGTTTTCATATGGTATGAACTTAAGGTTTCCTTCAATTTCGGTTGAATAAGCCATTTCAAGACTAACCTTAACATTACATAACATTTCATCTGGATGTTGTTGAATGACTTTGTAAGTAAATATTCTGTTCTGTTTAAAGAAACCCGCCATTCTAACGGTCGCGTTTCACTGAACGGATGACCAACGCATACAGCAAGACATCCTAGGCTCTTCGTAGATTCTATTATATGTTTCGGAGGCCATCCGTGCTCCCGTGTTCTATTAAACCACTCACCATATTCCGATGGTAGATATGAACAATGGAATGCCTTCACATTGTCTAATGAATACGAAATTCCATTGACTTTTATAACCCACTGAATAGCTGGACCATGGATCTCAAAATCAGTCGTGTTGAACGCGGTTTTTTCTTTAAACATGTTGGTCATATATGTACCGCCTCTAAATGACGTACAACACGGCATCACGATTTGTTTGATATATGCCGAGTCGGGATTACTACTTAAGAGCTTAAGATAATAGTATCCTGGATAAGGAGTCCTTTCTAATTGGAACACTGGTAAATGTTCGTTGAAATTGCTGTCAAATAAAGATACGCATCTCTCCATCTGAGCGGTTGTATCAGTTGTCAAAATTGCCGGTAGAACAACTACCCCATCAAAATCCGACTCGGTATCAAAAATAGGACATAACGCATCCCGTTTACTTCCTGACAAAAAAACTCGTGCTGTGTCGCCAATGGCAATGTGCAAATCTATTTCAATGTCATAAAGCATTCTTCTCCGAAACTCTGTAAATGTTTTAGATACTCCATATGCATCAAGTACGTTGTTCAGTTGAATGCAAAGCTGATCTGGACATCCGGCCATTTTACGCTAACCGATctgtaaaacaattttatataaaaggTTATTCTTATTTAAAACCgtattaatatattttagtaACATTTCCCTGTAATTAAACGATTGTTTTAAATTGTTACATTGATACAAATTTATAAAATGCACAAACTGGTCAATTAGTTTATATTACTCTATTCTATACAAgagatttgtttttcaaataaagaatatgtGTTGGGTATACATAAGTATATTGTGCGTCTCATTTATTTCATAGCTGGTACATACATTCACCATATTCTTCGATAATACTCCTGACTCCCTAAACGTAAGAACGCTTttattaatatgttatttatacaCTGATAGtaggtaaatattatatatgattaCCACAGCTTTAAACATTATCCTCTCATGTTGTCAAT
Encoded here:
- the LOC138310706 gene encoding uncharacterized protein, coding for MAGCPDQLCIQLNNVLDAYGVSKTFTEFRRRMLYDIEIDLHIAIGDTARVFLSGSKRDALCPIFDTESDFDGVVVLPAILTTDTTAQMERCVSLFDSNFNEHLPVFQLERTPYPGYYYLKLLSSNPDSAYIKQIVMPCCTSFRGGTYMTNMFKEKTAFNTTDFEIHGPAIQWVIKVNGISYSLDNVKAFHCSYLPSEYGEWFNRTREHGWPPKHIIESTKSLGCLAVCVGHPFSETRPLEWRVSLNRTEYLLTKSFNNIQMKCYVMLRLVLKWLIQPKLKETLSSYHMKTVMFWMSEEKEKHFWRPANLVECFMHSLIKLRSFVVNKNCPNYFLTHSNLLEGKLDDENVYHDTLQIIDDIIAEGAGVVCQCLPLNIHLSSRCCSHGNSEEFECLRYHLFADRLNEMVRSGTTSNINADTYKLCRFGFVDWHVINEKYNDSILDSLTFSSISVSLEMGLQNKPLYIWQKEQIVKLRGNGHVARIKLATYFYYIRRLGYCVPLLWLVVKSMEFSGELELCTQEQACTRDKVEIEGVECIYLTQNKKGFRVSEIVFSPCDKRLIPPDLQDEMGRPKTVNGTHYEGWVFVDSIVYAYYLLIVTLHDMRRYSCIMSLFRRFENVCTQQPGTIRIFRKDMAKRLYEHAYILVWAATKGFTKLSY